A window from Centropristis striata isolate RG_2023a ecotype Rhode Island chromosome 4, C.striata_1.0, whole genome shotgun sequence encodes these proteins:
- the pgm2l1 gene encoding glucose 1,6-bisphosphate synthase, translated as MSSSMGDDNGVNGDLNANSRHQSTGDQQLDKAVLQWLTWDKNLQTRAQVESLVAAGRVEDLRARLSSRMSFGTAGLRAPMGAGFNRINDLTVIQSTQGLYSYLCKYFADYSSRGLVVGFDTRGQEESGCSSQRLAKLTAAVMLSRDVPVHLFSTFVPTPYVPYAVKKLGAAAGVMITASHNPKEDNGYKVYWCNGAQISSPHDKGILQSIQEQLEPWSASCWEEELVESCSLSTDPLTQINSCYMDELTSLCFHRDLNRSCPLKFVHSSFHGVGHVFVQQAFKAFGFAPPIPVPEQKDPDPNFSSVRCPNPEEGESVLELSLLLAEQENARIVLATDPDADRLAVAEKSDRCGWKVFTGNELAALLGWWMFFNWKEAHPDPADTRSVYMLATTVSSKILQAFARIEGFHFEETLPGFKWIGNRIHELSKTGNSVLFAFEESIGFLCGSLVPEKDGVSAAVVVAEMAAYLHNNNLSLNQQLHNIYQTYGHHLSKTSYVICNDPLTIQKIFSRIRNFDGEASYPKTCGGVQIVHIRDVTTGYDSSQPDLRSVLPVTRSSQMITFTLQNGVVATLRTSGTEPKIKYYTEYCASPGNSEPSSLEEELRKITAALLEEFLEPEKNNLIRRCV; from the exons ATGTCTTCCAGCATGGGGGACGATAACGGAGTGAACGGGGACCTGAATGCCAACTCCAGGCACCAGAGCACCGGCGACCAGCAGCTGGACAAGGCGGTGCTCCAGTGGCTGACCTGGGACAAG AACCTGCAGACCCGGGCCCAGGTGGAGTCTCTGGTGGCGGCGGGGCGTGTGGAGGATTTGAGGGCGAGGCTCAGCAGCAGGATGAGCTTCGGCACGGCGGGACTCAGAGCGCCGATGGGGGCCGGATTCAACCGGATCAACGACCTCACCGTCATCCAGTCCACACAG GGTTTATATTCCTACCTGTGCAAGTATTTTGCAGACTACAGCAGCAGAGGGCTGGTTGTTGGTTTTGACaccagaggacaggaggagagcggctgcagcagtcagag gtTAGCGAAGCTGACGGCGGCCGTGATGCTGAGCCGAGACGTTCCCGTTCATCTTTTCTCCACATTTGTGCCGACGCCGTACGTG ccgTACGCCGTGAAGAAGCTCGGTGCTGCAGCCGGCGTGATGATCACCGCCTCACACAATCCTAAAGAGGACAACGGATACAAG GTTTACTGGTGTAACGGTGCTCAGATCTCCTCACCTCACGATAAGGGGATCCTGCAGAGTATccaggagcagctggagccCTGGAGCGCCTCCTGCTGGGAGGAGGAGCTGGTGGAGAGCTGCTCCCTGAGCACCGACCCCCTGACCCAGATCAACAGCTGCTACATGGACGAGCTCACCTCCCTCTGCTTCCACAG GGATCTGAACAGAAGCTGTCCTCTGAAGTTTGTCCACTCGTCGTTCCACGGTGTGGGACACGTCTTCGTCCAACAAGCCTTTAAAGCCTTTGGCTTCGCTCCACCGATCCCTGTCCCCGAGCAGAAAGACCCCGACCCCAACTTCTCCTCCGTCCGCTGCCCGAACCCAGAGGAGGGCGAGTCGGTCCTG gagCTTTCTCTTCTTCTGGCAGAGCAGGAAAACGCTCGCATCGTTCTGGCGACGGATCCTGACGCCGACCGATTGGCTGTTGCAGAGAAGTCTGACAG GTGCGGTTGGAAGGTGTTCACAGGTAACGAGCTGGCGGCTCTGCTGGGTTGGTGGATGTTCTTCAACTGGAAGGAGGCTCATCCAGATCCTGCAGACACTCGGAGCGTCTACATGTTGGCCACCACAGTCTCCTCCAAGATCCTGCAAGCCTTCGCTCGCATCGAAGGTTTCCACTTCGAG GAAACTCTTCCCGGGTTTAAGTGGATCGGGAACAGAATACACGAACTCTCCAAAACCGGAAACAGCGTCTTATTTGCCTTTGAGGAGTCCATTG GTTTCCTCTGCGGCAGTTTGGTTCCTGAGAAAGATGGCGTGAGCGCGGCGGTGGTGGTGGCTGAAATGGCTGCTTATCTCCACAACAACAACCTGAGTCTGAatcagcagctgcacaacatCTACCAGAC GTACGGCCATCACCTGTCTAAAACCTCGTACGTCATCTGTAATGACCCGCTAACCATTCAGAAGATCTTCAGCCGGATCAGAAACTTTGACGGCGAAGCCTCGTACCCGAAGACGTGCGGCGGCGTCCAGATCGTCCACATCAGAGACGTTACCACGGGATACGACAGCAGCCAGCCCGACCTCAGATCA GTACTTCCTGTGACGAGGAGCAGTCAAATGATCACCTTCACGCTCCAGAATGGCGTCGTGGCAACACTGAGAACCAGCGGCACCGAACCCAAAATCAAATACTACACAGAGTACTGCGCCTCGCCGGGAAACAG CGAGCCGTCCAGTCTGGAGGAGGAGCTCAGGAAGATCACCGCCGCCCTGCTGGAAGAGTTCCTGGAGCCGGAGAAGAACAACCTGATTCGCCGCTGCGTCTAA
- the LOC131969855 gene encoding olfactory receptor 4S1-like, which translates to MNNNSEVVFVLEGLNDSLTNRHMFFAFALMSYLFTIFVNLTLIVTVCLEKTLHEPLYIFLCNLCFNGLFGASSFYPKLLHDLLADAHVISYAGCLSQICVVYFYVFCEFTSLTVMAYDRYLAICRPLQYRTLMPVQRVAQLLLLTWCFSLLETVVGTLLTASLPICGRHIKKIFCTNWAVVKLSCSDTTVNSIYGLVITFSHMLQLALILVSYTHLVRASRTLNFDRRKFMQTCVPHLATLLTFTFSLLFDTMVTRYGGGGGETLQVLQNLMAAESLVVPPLINPIIYGINLHQIRSRILHNFSHKAEIHKAHT; encoded by the coding sequence ATGAACAACAACTCTGAGGTCGTGTTCGTGCTCGAGGGTCTAAATGACTCGCTGACAAACCGCCACATGTTCTTCGCCTTCGCCCTCATGTCGTACCTATTCACCATCTTTGTGAACCTGACGCTCATCGTCACCGTGTGTCTGGAGAAGACGCTCCACGAGCCGCTCTACATCTTCCTGTGCAACCTTTGTTTCAACGGGCTCTTCGGAGCGTCCAGCTTCTACCCCAAGCTGCTCCACGACCTCCTGGCCGACGCCCACGTCATCTCGTACGCCGGCTGCCTGTCTCAGATATGCGTGGTTTATTTTTACGTTTTCTGCGAGTTCACCAGTCTGACCGTCATGGCGTACGACCGCTACCTGGCCATCTGCAGGCCGCTGCAGTACCGCACGCTGATGCCGGTGCAGCGCGTggcccagctgctgctgctcacctGGTGCTTCTCGCTGCTGGAGACGGTGGTCGGCACGCTGCTGACCGCCAGCCTGCCCATCTGCGGGCGCCACATCAAGAAGATCTTCTGCACCAACTGGGCCGTGGTGAAGCTGTCGTGCTCCGACACGACCGTCAACAGCATCTACGGCCTCGTGATCACGTTCTCGCACATGTTGCAGCTCGCACTGATCCTGGTGTCGTACACGCACCTGGTCCGAGCCTCGCGGACGCTGAACTTTGACCGCAGGAAGTTCATGCAGACGTGCGTGCCGCACCTCGCCACGCTGCTCACCTTCACCTTCTCGCTGTTGTTCGACACCATGGTCACTCGTtacggcggcggcggcggcgaaACGCTGCAGGTGCTGCAGAACCTGATGGCGGCAGAGTCCCTGGTGGTCCCGCCCCTCATTAACCCCATCATCTACGGCATCAACCTGCACCAGATCAGGTCCAGGATCCTCCACAACTTCAGCCACAAAGCAGAGATCCACAAAGCACACACATGA
- the lipt2 gene encoding putative lipoyltransferase 2, mitochondrial, with protein sequence MQGSRPMVEVVRLGLVSYQEALRLQQVYVNRHRSGPAHALLLCQHPPVYTTGIRQKPYPAPLLDRLRLLGAEVHRTNRGGLITFHGPGQLVCYPVLHLSSFKKSVRWYVCELEKTIISVCSRFGIDASTSPHTGVWVGDNKICAIGIHCGRYVTSHGFALNCNTDMSWFGHIVPCGIEGKGVTSLSKELQRDVSVEEATPHLLDAFRDQFNCELADGQTEQDNGASSA encoded by the exons ATGCAGGGCAGCAGGCCCATGGTTGAGGTGGTCCGCCTGGGCCTGGTCTCCTACCAGGAGGCTCTACGGCTGCAGCAGGTCTACGTGAACCGGCACCGGTCCGGTCCAGCTCATGCTTTGCTGCTGTGCCAGCATCCTCCGGTCTACACCACAGGGATCCGCCAGAAACCTTACCCCGCCCCCTTACTGGACCGCCTCCGCCTGCTGGGGGCGGAGGTCCACCGCACCAACCGAGGAGGACTCATCACCTTCCATGGGCCGGGACAGCTGGTCTGCTACCCGGTCCTCCACCTGAGCAGCTTCAAGAAG AGTGTCCGCTGGTACGTCTGTGAGCTGGAGAAGACCATTATCTCTGTCTGTAGCAGGTTTGGTATCGACGCATCAACGTCTCCTCACACTGGCGTCTGGGTTGGAGACAACAAGATCTGTGCTATCG gaATCCACTGCGGTCGATACGTCACGTCTCATGGCTTTGCTCTGAACTGTAACACCGACATGTCGTGGTTTGGACACATCGTACCGTGTGGTATCGAAGGTAAAGGAGTGACGTCGCTGAGcaaagagctgcagagagacgtCAGCGTGGAGGAAGCCACCCCTCACCTGCTGGACGCCTTCAGAGATCAGTTCAATTGTGAGCTGGCGGACGGACAAACAGAGCAGGACAATGGTGCATCATCAGCGTAG